From the genome of Carassius auratus strain Wakin chromosome 29, ASM336829v1, whole genome shotgun sequence:
aaataaaagttccgggtaaaaaaatgccccccagaaagtccctgctggcgaggtggtacttttttaaagttcaggaactttcgggggcggaactttggcgctaaacatcctgattggttgagttcacgcagcattggttgagttcaaccaccatttattcggatcaacattttcaaaatattactgttattgtgtcatgaaatgtaattttaaaagtatttcaggcgagaatgtagttgtttaaaactcaaatctgttgtttatttataaagacagcgcctatttaaaaatgtgtttcgccgatctctgagacggtgagctccacacgatcagcgagagctcagtgatcatctatccgcccagaggcagcctcaccttggatagaccttctgatatgtgccgctggctctgatgtgtctttagtggttaaacataacatataattcagctgcggggtaaatctaacaggttttctttggtctgtattcaatttatctatatgttaaaatgaaaataaaaaaggcaagtctatataatatttcgtttcattgtaatggctgtatataacgttacacatatccctgaactaagtacatttctgcagctgttattatgtttaaatgaaaacgaaaggaggcagtggtattttatatcctatttcgttttattgtaaatgtactgaggggaaaattgcagtagccaaagcgatctgagttcacgcagcattggttgagttcaaccaccatttatttggattttcaaatattactgttattgtgtcatgaaatgtaattttaaaagtatttcaggcgagaatgtagttgtttaaaactcaaatctatggtttatttataaagaccgcgcctatttaaaaaatgtgtttcgccgatctctgcgacggtgagctccactcgatcagcgagagctcagtcctcatgtatccgccgagatgcagcctcaaatcggctagaccttctgatatgtgccgctggctctgatgtgtctttagtggttaaacataacatataattcagctgcggggtaaatctaacaggttttctttggtctgtattcaatttatctatatgttaaaatgaaaataaaaaaggcaaatttatataatatttcgtttcattgtaatggctgcatccctgaactaagtacatttctgcagctgttattatgcttaaatgaaaaccaaaggaggcagtggtattttatatcctatttcgttttattgtaaataggaaaattgcagtagccaagacaagctgactgaagttatcaagtacgctgctgtttatagatttaccggacttgcgtcgtcgcggacatcacactcccgagtcgaatgcacaaagtctgaactaactaccgaggatgcacgtccaaaatcagcgtacttaaaaaaaaaaaaaaaaaaaatcagcagtactttgtattgagaaacgcgcgcagacctacgtcaccagtctatttgcctaatcttcccggtactttacaccgcggtggaaacgcagaaagcaacaggtctgggggaaaaaaagttcctgggaaaaaaagttcctggtaaaaatgttccgggtaatttcggtggaaacgcggcattattTTGTGACAAGAGATGGAACAATCTCCAGTACGGTCATTATTTCCCATCACCTTGTCATCAGCATTGTTTCACTGGTGTGCTGCTAAGGCAGGCCATTTGACACAAATGAAATGAAGTGAAAAGTCATTTAGGTTTGCTGCTGTGGTGCACCATTCCCCCGTCAGCCAATTACCGCCTACGTTTGATGAAACAAAGACAGCTGCGATTAAGATGCGTAAGATTACTTCAGTGGAACGCACTCAAAGTTGTTTTGTAGCTATCTCCTGTGCTACTGTTTTAATTAAGTCTTTGTCATCTTAAGATTGCTTCTTTGATTGTGCTGAACACAGCAAGGCCTTTATCTTGCAGCTTTCTTTATATTTCTCAATGAATTATTGCAGTTTGATGTTAAGTTTTATAACCCAGCAAATCTGTCTGATCTGGGTGTAATGATGGTAAATGACAACTTGTTGGTTTTATCTTGCAGGTGAGTACTTGGAAAAGATCATCCCGTTGGTGGTGAAGTTCTGCAATGTTGATGACGATGAACTGAGGGAGTATTGCATACAAGCTTTCGAGTCTTTCGTGAGGAGGTCAGTCTGCATCTCCGTCTAACTGCTGATACCAGATGATATTAAATTGATTCACatgatattataatgtattagttATTGGAGTTATTTCATAATGCaccaatttgttaaaaaatgtttgtgagtagtagtagtagtagtagtatctaTTATAAGATTACCAACAAAAATATAGCCGATGATAAACCAAGTTTTTCACTTTTGCATGATTTGATGTGAACTGATCttttgtgtaattaaaaaaaactcttattgCCTATGATTTCCAGGTGTCCAAAGGAAGTCTACCCACATGTCCCAACAGTCATTAGCATCTGTCTTAAGTATCTGACCTATGACCCTAACTACAACTATGATGACGAGGATGAAGATGAGAATGCAATGGATGCCGAAGGTGTAGACGAAGATTATCAAGGTATGAGGCGGGGCTCATTTCTCTCTTATTATCTTTCCTGAACTAAAAGTCTGTTTAGCTGTAAGTTTCCAGCTCTGTTCATTAGTTATGGTGTGTGGTAGCCTCGCCTTTCGTAGCTGATGAAATTGGCTCTGAGATTGGGGTTGGGGGGGTACTTATTGCCACCAATCCTCTGTTACCTTGTCAAGCAGGCACCATTTAATCTCATAAATGCATGTGCTGAGCATGTCATGCCACTTTCTGTGACACAGATTGTGCATTCTCTGAATGAATATGCTTCTTTTTAACCGTTAGTGCTCTGAAGCACTGCCGAGTTTGGATGTGCTCAGTGTTGCATGTTGGAATGAAGTGTTTCATGTGGAAGTACGGTAATAGAAATGGAGGTTGCTGGAGCCGTCCAACTATGACGATGACAAGCCCCTGTCTAAAAGCTTGAGTTAGATATCCATGCCTTTGGTTACTTGATCTTTTCTGGCATCAAGGATTTTTATTTTCAGCCACTACTGGATTGTTGTTTTCATCCATAAATCATTAATACCTATTTGTTGTTATCTTTTCAATAATTGATTGTGCTGACTGCGCACTAGCTTGTAAGCAGCCTTGGGAGGCGCATACAGTTTTGCAGCGGATTTGAgggttttatttgttttcctcTCAGAAGCCCACGCTCTTAGTGTTGCTGAAGCAGTGGGTTCAGGGGACGTACTTGTTGGCCTGTATGTTAAACAGTGACTGAGTGTTAACGTCGATTCTTTTCAGGGCTGCTAGCTTGGAACTGAAGCTCCCAGACACATCTACATACATAACATGCCATCTAATCTGAACAATATAGATTGTAGCAGTTGCAAAAGATGGGATTTTTCAAATAAGCAACTGTGATTAATATACCATCTAACTCATGTGatccaaacaggaagtgatgatgAGTACAGTGACGATGACGACATGAGTTGGAAAGTGAGGAGAGCAGCAGCAAAGTGCTTGGATGCCGTGGTGAGCACACGCCATGAGATGTTACCAGAGTTTTACCGCACTGTTTCTCCAGCGCTCATTGCCCGCTTTAAAGAGCGGGAAGAAAACGTCAAGGCAGATGTTTTCCATGCCTACCTGTCTTTACTCAAGCAAACACGCCCTGCCCAGAGCTGGCTCTGTGACCCGGATGCCATGGAACAGGGAGAAACTCCTCTTACAATGCTACAAAGTCAGGTAGGGAAAGATATCCTTGTTTTTAAGTACTGCTAGTTTATACAGACACACAGATGTGAAGAGTATTTGTAGACGGTAACAACATTACTTCATACTATTGGGCTTTCTAATTATGTAAGTTTATATATAAGGGTGATATTTTGTGTACCTTTGCAGGTGTCCATGATAGTAAAAGCACTGCACAAACAGATGAAGGAGAAAAGTATTAAGACCCGGCAGTGCTGCTTCAACATGCTGACAGAACTAGTGAACGTTCTGCCAGGGGCCCTGACACAGCATATCCCTGTTCTCATCCCAGGTATGTGTCGCAGGCaagctactaaaatgttaaagaGAGTACAATCATCCCTTCCATGATCATACGGTTAATTCTTGATCAGCATTTAACCTGTGACATTTATAAAAGCTAAACCTTGGAATGTTAAAGAGTTTTGGGGGGGTGGGTCTGTAAAATGCATGTAGCCTTACGTTAAAGCAATTCCTTTTTTAGCATTTGGAGTGACTTTGTAAATTGTATTCCATCTAGGAATCATATTTTCTCTCAACGATAAGTCAAGCTCTTCAAATCTAAAGATAGATGCCCTGTCTTGCTTGTATGTGATCCTGTGCAACCATCAGCCTCAAGTCTTCCACCCCCATGTTCAGGCGATAGTGCCTCCTGTAGTTGCTTGTGTGGGGGATCCCTTTTATAAGATCACCTCTGAAGCACTGCTTGTCACCCAGCAGTTGGTCAAAGTCATTAGGCCACTGGATCAAACAGATGTTTTTGATGCCTCGCCCTACATTTCTGACCTTTTTGCCTGCACCATTAAAAGGCTGAAGGCAGCAGATATCGACCAGGAAGTCAAAGAGCGAGCTATTTCTTGTATGGGGCAAATTATCTGCAACCTTGGTGATAGCCTTGGTGCAGACCTACCAGGCACTCTCCTCATCTTCCTAGAGCGACTAAAGAATGAGATAACAAGGCTGACGACCGTCAAAGCTCTCACACTCATCGCAGGGTCAAAGCTGAAGATCAACCTGAGGCCAATCTTGGGTGAGGCTGTTCCCATTCTTGCCTCCTTCCTACGTAAGAACCAACGAGCGTTGAAACTAAGCACACTGGCTGCACTGGACATTCTGGTCAAGAACTACAGCGATAGTGTAACACCGGCTATGATTGACGCTGTACTGGCTGAGCTGCCACCTCTTATCAATGAAAGCGATATGCATGTCTCCCAGATGGCTATCAGCTTCCTCACCACGCTTGCACGAGTCCACCCTGACTCGTTGTCTAAGATAAGTGGCTCTATTTTGGCTGAACTCATAGCTTTGGTTCGTTCACCGTTGCTGCAAGGTGGCGCTCTTAGCGCCATGCTGGAATTCTTCCAGGCTCTTGTAGCTACGGGAACTGCCAGCTTGGGCTACATGGACCTGCTACGTATGCTAACAGGTCCTGTGTATGCCCAGAGTGCAGCGCTCACCCATAAGCAATCCTACTACTCCATTGCAAAGTGCGTGGCCGCTCTTACCCGTGCTTGTCCTAAAGAGGGCCCTGCGGTGGTGGGACAGTTCATTCAAGATGTGAAGAACTCGCGCTCCACTGACTCCATCCGATTGCTGGCACTGCTTTCCCTTGGAGAGGTCGGCCATCACGTTGATCTGAGCAGTCAGCCTGAGCTAAAAACAGTCATTCTGGATGCCTTCTCTTCAGCCAGTGAAGAGGTCAAATCAGCAGCTTCATATGCGTTAGGCAGCATCAGCGTGGGGAACCTCCCGGAGTACCTGCCTTTTGTCCTGCAGGAGATCTCTGGCCAACCCAAGCGACAGTACCTGCTGTTGCACTCTCTCAAGGAAATCATCAGCTCTGCCTCCGTGGCAGGGCTGAAACCGTATGTTGAAAATGTGTGGGCGCTGTTGCTCAAACACTGCGAGTGTACAGAAGAAGGCACAAGGAACGTGGTAGCAGAATGTTTGGGAAAGTTAACACTCATCGACCCGGAGACTCTTCTGCCCAGGCTAAAAGGCTATCTCTTATCAGGTGATTGACAAACTCTGGCTATTAATTCTGtatcaaaaaatttaaatcaaaatggtttaTTATTTAGACATCACAAATAGTAAATCTCAGAGTTTTGATTGAAGTGTTCTCTTTCTCTCCAGGATCATCTTATGCCAGGAGCTCTGTAGTCACAGCTGTTAAATTCACAATCTCGGATCACCCACAGACAATTGACCCCCTTCTTAAAAACTGCATAGGCAAGAGCTGTTAtcagtttgttttcttctttgggaaatatatattttttatcttactCTAAATTCAAATTTTCACCATTTAGAATTTTGTGGAGAATACATTTTAGAACTGCTTTTAattgaatttcttttttatacTTCTAGGCGATTTCTTGAAAACACTGGAAGATCCAGACCTCAATGTACGAAGAGTGGCTTTAGTTACCTTCAACTCTGCAGCTCATAACAAACCTTCTCTTATTCGAGAGCTGTTGGATACAGTTCTCCCTCATTTATACAATGAGACCAAAGTGCGCAAGGATTTAATCCGAGAGGTAACCTGCCCTTTATCCACAGCCTTTTGCTTTGCTGCCTTTTTAAAACCTCAGAGCTCAGTGACGCCTGTCTCTTTCTAGGTTGAGATGGGTCCCTTCAAACACACAGTGGACGATGGTCTGGACATCCGGAAGGCTGCGTTTGAATGCATGTACACTCTATTAGACAGTTGCCTTGATAGACTTGACATCTTTGAGTTCTTAAACCATGTTGAAGACGGACTTAAGGACCATTACGATATCAAGGTAAGCCATCAAACTCAACCCATGAATCTTTCATGAGACATGAGGCTTCTTGCCATACAGATCATTTAGCGACCACAGAAGATGAAAGGGTGAATTGATTAACACAGATTCAGTGTGCGGTCATCAAAGGCATAAATGCATAATGCAACAGATATGATCCAACTTTATTTGAGAAAGTACTTATTACcaggagaacttgcatcataatgAAGCGGGAGCATTAACTACTATTTTAATGCAATTGAAGGCTTTGTACTATAAAATATCTCGTTTATACGTTTTATTTGTTACGTTTCACCTTTACACTTTTAACAGGAATTATCAAATTATGATATATAGTATTTACCTAGCAAGCCATGGGTGTTTGATAGTTACAAGGAACTTGTAGTGGGACTAAAAGTATGTTCATAGACCTATGTATCACAAAGGTTTATAGCTCTTTTTGCTCTGTTAATGTGTTTACAGATGCTGACGTTCCTCATGCTGGCCAGATTATCTAGTCTTTGTCCAAGTGCAGTGTTACAGAGGTTGGACAGACTTGTAGAGCCGCTTAGGGCAACGTGCACCACAAAGGTAAGCAAAATATGCAACAAACACCAAATTCAGACACCGTGCAGTTTCTTTGTATGACATTGGAGAAAACCTGAATTGAGCGGCAGTTAGCACATAAGCGCAGAAATCTGTGGTTTCCATAGTGGGTGAAAGTTTGAATTCCGCCAATCCTGTTCCCCCTTTTTCTCACCAGTTCCTCTTTTTCTCAGTAATCACAGGCTACTGGAAAGGTCATCAAATAGTGTTGCTAGTTCATAGTTAAAAAAGTGAGAGTTTCCTTTGATTTCTAATGATGTTCTTTCTCAGGTAAAAGCTAACTCTGTGAAGCAAGAGTTTGAGAAGCAGGACGAGCTCAAACGATCTGCCATGCGGGCAGTAGTGGCCTTGCTAACCATCCCAGAGGCCGAGAAGAGCCCCCTAATGAGTGAGTTCCAGTCTCAGATCAGCTCCAACCCAGAGCTGGCTGCCATCTTTGACAGCATCCAGAGGGACTCCTCCAGCGCCAACATGGAATCCATGGACACCACTTAAACGACTAAGACAACGCTCCCGTCACCGTCGCTCCCGAGAAAATCCACAAAGAAAACCAACCCTGAGGGACCTTGTATTGTTCCATGCATTGCACTGAATCAAAAATAGGaggaaaacaaaatctaaaattaagaaaagaaaaagctaaTGAAAAGACAGACGTTCGTTCTCCTAAGCTTCAAAGCTTATTACCACATTCTTTGTTTTTCTATAAACATCAGGAAATGGCTTCAGTTGTtcattgttttccatttttacagatttatttcttGTTCATTTTCATAATTCCTGAGCTTCTGTAGGTACCTCCATTCACAGAGGTGCAGAGGGACTTACTAGATTACCTGAAAATGAATTGACCACAGTATTTGTGTTACCATGGGAGATTTGTTCTTTACACTCTAGGCTGCTGACGACTTAAATCAGAATCTACAGGGGTAAACAATAGCACTCACTGAGTTTAAATCATTTCAGGACcatgttgtttttttgcttttttttcgtCTCGTTTCTTATCAGACACGTTTTTGTACGATTTGAATGTCATCTCCTCTTTTTACTGTTGACAACTTAAGTACAGAGCGAGATAAGTCTTGACCCGAAGAGGTGTGGCATAGTTAGGGTATTTCATTGGATGAGTGGcagcttattttttttcttcactgcaTTTCATTACATTCCCACTGTCCGCAGAATTGCCAATCATCAGCATGCGTCACACATCCAGAGAAATGAGCATTGAGCTGCAACCgttctgcataatatttttttttttctatttgatgaCAGTTTTGTTTAGCTCCAGGCTATAGAGGTGAAATATGACATCAGACATTGTTATGAGAAAATATTGCCCTGTATGGAACGCACATATGTGAATAAAATGAGTGGAGAATATTCTCTCAGCTGCTCGACTGTATTCTGAAAGCATAAGGGTTTTGTTCTCACCGTTTAGATCCATTATTATGCTGCCTTGTTTGAACTGCTCACATGTAAAATTggttggaaatatgatttttataGAGCCAGTTTAATTTAACATAATACTCTGTGTTTGGTGTGCAGGTCTCtttttaaggatatctgtttgTTGAGGAAAGGAACAACATCATATCTCACCATATAGCTGACCAATGGATGACTGAAGATGGATTATCTGATGCCCTGGAAAGCAGTGTGTAGAATACACTGTCTAGGTTCATTTGTGTAGTCATGTATGCACCGCGTTCTACATCCATTTAAGTATGACCGTATGGCAGTGTTCCTCCGTAAGAAATCAATAAAAGGTCCATTGCTGCCTGCATCCAAATGGCATTATATGGTCCTTCAAATTCATTTAAGAACCTTTGTaattgctcacacacacaaattacaaGCTGGCTGAAATTGCCAGTTCCAATATGCTTTACTCACTGTGTTCTGCGAGTGAGTACAGGTTCTTCTGTCAATACACCTGGAACCAAGGTAGTGGGTGGTTACATTGAGCACTTTTGCAGAGGAACTCCTCAGAATTTGACAAGGGATGGTAGCATCACTGTTTTGTTTGAGGCTCTTTGTACCTCATCTATATGTCATTGAGGTTGTATCTGAAATAATACATTTGGTTGCAGATAAATTCTGATCACAAGGCCATACACGTTTTTGTACATTTATCTCAGAGTTTGAGGCTGACTCCAGCTCTTTATTCGCCAATCTATCCGTTCCaccttaatatattttttaggcAACTGTTGAACCAAAAATTACATGTGGACAGCAGCTTTCAttgaacacacaaatatatatatatatatatatatatatatatatatatatatatatatatatatatatatagtcctgcAAAAAGTTTcttaaatttttcaaaaagtaGTGATAAGAACATAGGGGCTGTTATGGCTGGTGAATGTAGGTATCTGATGCGTACAGGACTAAAAGTGGGATAGACAGCCAATTTTGAATTGGTAATGTAGTCTGTgaagtattttaaattgaatgagGGAATGTACTTTGTCCAAAACACCTACCCATACCATATCAGTAAAGTCTCTTCCCAGGTCAAGATGCCATGAGTTTTTAACATGGTCTAAGCTTTGTGGATCTTATGGAGCTTGTAAGAGAATAAATTCGAGAAATTTGACCTTTGCCCTCTGTTTTTAAATCCAGCATTTCCTCAGTGACTGAAGGAGCAGgtatcttaatgttttttttaaaggtagcCTATATGCATGGAGAACGATTAAATTCTGTTTGCAACTGAGATgtaaattaactttattataaGTTAAACCCTTACTCCAGAGTAACAGATCAAAGAGATATATACATTAATTCATTGTTTCTTGTATTACAGTATTTTCTGATGTGTTATTGGTGAAATGATCCCTAGAACATGCCCTGCAACTGTATGACAAAGCATACTGGCCATATCATAACATCATAATTTCACTGAAattataaattctgaaaaaaagagcACATAGATGACAagataaaatcattatttaatgaaatcttGTATtgcaatattatcttttttttaatggaaatatgACCTCCCGAGCAATTTGATGAGCCAAAAAAAGCATACTGTGTTATTTCTTGATTAATTTACAAGCTCTCAAAAATAGCATGCATGCGGCAAGATAGGTCCAGTATAAATGCCCTctacattatttttaaagttcTCAATAAAACGATAAAGTTATGCCACACCCAGTATGCTTTGTTGCCACATACAGTTGCTTAGGAGggcatgttctgcatgtcacattttcaataacaaaacaacagaaaatgttctaatgcaggaccTGGTCAGCTGTGACGTCTGTCCTCACTCGTTCCATCATTAGAAAACATCATTAGAAAAACAAAGCAACACTGCAAGGATCATTGACTCTACCCATGCATGGTGAAGTCCTGGCAATTCTTTTCTATAAGctcacaaaaactaaaatatcagCATTTCAACATGCCATGGTGGACAGACAAGCTAATCTGAGAGCAGAAGAGTCAAAAACAGGGTTTTGAACCGCGTCTACCGGGCTGCTGGAAGCATGAAAGTACATTAGCAGTTTGTCATCGCTTAAATGAACCCACTTCCAATTTGCACGGTAATGAGTCACGCAAATGCTATTAAAGGCCAATTTACAGTGGCCTAATTTGCATCTGAGGTGTGAGGGCTAATGCACAGCCGTGATCATTCAATCATCAGGACAGATGTAGGCCAAGGTGTCCTCCATGTTAATGCTAATTTTAGATATTTCCATGAGTATTCCATGAAATTTTACATCACAGAAAGTTGTCGACATTTCACCCAATTCTACGTCTAAAAAGTttgctttctaaaaaaaaaaatatatatatatatatataataagaagcCTATGGCACACAGCCTCCCTCTTCCAAACTGTATATATGTGATCATATCATTTTGAGGAAGCCAACAAAGGCTAATCTTCATTGTAGATGAAATGTGTTTCATAATGATGAAAAAGTGTTTGTCTGCACTGCCCTATGGGAGATCGCAGCAGGAGGCCGTAAAAAGCACACTGCAGATTAATGCTCCCCTACTGCTGACAGATCCTCCACGGCCTGCTGAGCAGCTGCTTGTGGCTGCTTTAAAGCCTGAAGCTTAATGTTTCACCTCTAAGTCagatttaaacaatcaaaggAGGTCTCGCCCCCTAAAGAGGAATAGAACTCATATCATCTCACTAATGACGCTTACACTAGCTACATGCAGAGTAAAGTCTCATGACAAATGTCTGTATTTTGAGGCAGTTTCTCAGAATTGGAGCATGATTACTGAATAGTTGCTTTTTTAGGGTGTGTCATGAGCTGATTCTGTGGCCAGGAAACCACCGTCAAAAGTTAAGTGAGTCCTGGGCTTTTACTGTGTTGTACAATAATCTGTATTATTCTGTTATTCTGATACTAATGACCCTTTGCAAATCATTTAACAAAGAGATGTTCTCAACTCTGTGTTGGGTTCCAGGACAGAACCAGACATTCAGCAGCCATTTGTCTTTGATTTTGACTTGTCTGTCAGGGTGGTCATGGGAATGTCCTGGTTTCAGTCGTTTAGTCTGTCGTTAGTATGTGGCGGCAGCCAGCCTTTCCACTGAGCGGTCTTGATATTCTGCATGTCTCTGGTAAGTTTGACAAGATTTATCTCTATCAGATGTTTTTCGAAATCACCCTGACGCCAAAACAGAATATTTGGTTACTCTAtggcccccttcctcaaatcttgccctggaggtccaatgcaccgcagtgtttagctccaaccctgatcaaagtcacctgtctgggattctctaatgatcccaaagacattaattggcattgattagcatgttcAGGTGTGTtcgattagggttagagctaaactctgcaggaaagtggatctcg
Proteins encoded in this window:
- the LOC113048003 gene encoding cullin-associated NEDD8-dissociated protein 1-like, with the translated sequence MASASYHISNLLEKMTSSDKDFRFMATNDLMSELQKDSIKLDDDSERKVVKMILKLLEDKNGEVQNLAVKCLGPLVSKVKEYQVETIVDTLCTNMLSDKEQLRDISSIGLKTVIGELPPASSGSALAASVCKKITGRLTSAIAKQEDVSVQLEALDIMADMLCRQGGLLVNFHPSILSCLLPQLTSPRLAVRKRTIIALGHLVMSCGNLVFVDLIEHLLSELSRNESMSTTRTYIQCIAAISRQAGHRIGEYLEKIIPLVVKFCNVDDDELREYCIQAFESFVRRCPKEVYPHVPTVISICLKYLTYDPNYNYDDEDEDENAMDAEGVDEDYQGSDDEYSDDDDMSWKVRRAAAKCLDAVVSTRHEMLPEFYRTVSPALIARFKEREENVKADVFHAYLSLLKQTRPAQSWLCDPDAMEQGETPLTMLQSQVSMIVKALHKQMKEKSIKTRQCCFNMLTELVNVLPGALTQHIPVLIPGIIFSLNDKSSSSNLKIDALSCLYVILCNHQPQVFHPHVQAIVPPVVACVGDPFYKITSEALLVTQQLVKVIRPLDQTDVFDASPYISDLFACTIKRLKAADIDQEVKERAISCMGQIICNLGDSLGADLPGTLLIFLERLKNEITRLTTVKALTLIAGSKLKINLRPILGEAVPILASFLRKNQRALKLSTLAALDILVKNYSDSVTPAMIDAVLAELPPLINESDMHVSQMAISFLTTLARVHPDSLSKISGSILAELIALVRSPLLQGGALSAMLEFFQALVATGTASLGYMDLLRMLTGPVYAQSAALTHKQSYYSIAKCVAALTRACPKEGPAVVGQFIQDVKNSRSTDSIRLLALLSLGEVGHHVDLSSQPELKTVILDAFSSASEEVKSAASYALGSISVGNLPEYLPFVLQEISGQPKRQYLLLHSLKEIISSASVAGLKPYVENVWALLLKHCECTEEGTRNVVAECLGKLTLIDPETLLPRLKGYLLSGSSYARSSVVTAVKFTISDHPQTIDPLLKNCIGDFLKTLEDPDLNVRRVALVTFNSAAHNKPSLIRELLDTVLPHLYNETKVRKDLIREVEMGPFKHTVDDGLDIRKAAFECMYTLLDSCLDRLDIFEFLNHVEDGLKDHYDIKMLTFLMLARLSSLCPSAVLQRLDRLVEPLRATCTTKVKANSVKQEFEKQDELKRSAMRAVVALLTIPEAEKSPLMSEFQSQISSNPELAAIFDSIQRDSSSANMESMDTT